ATTTTCTCTGCTACCGTGGCAGGGTTCCTTAGTTGCCCTTCATCATAGTAGTTTTTAAAAGTATCTACATTGAGGAAGTTTTCTTTATCCGAACTTCTAATCACTCCTTGCATTGCCGTATCCATAACTCCCGGTGAAAAAGAAAGAATAGTTGTCGGATGTGGAGCCTGGCTTTGCTCTAACCCTACCGATTTGGTGAACATATCGAGTCCCGCCTTTGTTGTGCAGTAAGTGTTCCAGCCATGAATCGGGCGATTGGCAGCACCAGAGCTAATATTGACGATTACCTTTTTGCAATTCCAATCCTCCGTAAGACGGATAAACTCATTGGTCATCAGCATTGGTGTGAGGAGATTGAGGTGAACTGCCTTTGTCATGGAAGTCTCGTCCGCTTTCCCTGCAGGTTTAATTGGATCGACCATTCCGGCGTTGTTAATCAGATATACACCTTCTGCTTGATCGTCTTTTTCAATTTTAGATAGAAGATATTGCACAATTCCCGTTACTCGTTCATGCTTGCTTAAATCCTCTTGTAAAAAAGTGAATTCTGCTCCACTTTCTTTTGCTGCGAGTTCCAAGTCCTTATTTTCACTTCTGGCTATACAAATCAGATGATGGTTTTCTTTTAATAGTAATTTAGCTGTGGCTTCTCCAAGTCCTTTGGAAGAGCCTGTTACGATAAAATAGTTCATTATAACACTCCCAATCTATCTGTTTTTTACTAGTTTGATGAGCGAAGAAGCAATCTGCCAGCCATCTGAACGTTTTTCTCCCAATTTAAATGGAATAAGATTGACGATACCGATCCAGAGGCTGAAATAAACGAACAAGGCAGAAAAGGAAAACTGAAATGGCGTCCAAAAAGGGAGAACAAGTAAGATCGATAATATGTTAAAGAGTGGCCCGCCAAAGGAAATCCAAGCAATCTCTTTGTGGGATAACTCCCTAGTGAGATCATTGCTGGAGTACCCTCCCAAAAACGGGATAATGTTGATTCTTATCTGCGTTCCCTTTAGATTAAAGTCCACAACCTTAGGACCTATGCCAATCCCAATCTCCGTTTTTTTTACCTTATGAAGTTTTGCCATACTCACATGACCAGCCTCATGAATCAAGTGGACAAGCGGTACGACTACGTAGAAAAACATCAAAGTATCAAGCATACCAAGGCAACCTTCTTTTTAAGTCGTTGGTTTTATTATACATGAGCAATCAGCTAAATTGGAGGAATTTGGTGTAGAAAAAAACTCCTGTCGGGGTCAGACCCCGACAGGAGTTTTTATTTCTCTATCGAATACACTAATGTTAGAACTTTATTAGATTATATCCAACCAAATTTTTATAGTCGTTGCTAAAATTAATAGTGCCAAAATCCACTGCAATACTTTCGTATTCAACTTCTGTCCAAGCTTTGCGCCAATTGGGGCCGCGATGATGCTGGCGATGACCATGACGATTGCTGGTACCAATAGAACCTGGCCGGTCGTGATTTTCCCGACGGTACTACCGATTGAGGAGATAAATGTGATTGCAAGTGATGTTGCGATCGTCATACGTGTAGGAATCTTCAGTACAACAAGCATGATCGGTACAAGCAAGAATGCCCCAGCCGCTCCCACAATACCAGAGCCGATACCGACGATGAATGCAAGAATCGCAGCCAGCGCCTTATTGAAGGTAACTTGATCGAGCGGTATGTCATCAATGCCTTTTTTAGGAACGAACATCATAATAACAGCTATAAGTGCAAGAATACCGTAAACCATGTTAATACCTTCCGCGCTCATAAGGCGGGATCCATATCCTCCAATAAAACTACCAATCAGGATACTTACTCCCATATAAATGATTAGATCTTTATTTAAATAGCCGCCTTTGCGGTAAGCCCAAACACCTGAAATGGTTGCGAAAAACACCTGAACCGCACTAACACCTGACACCTCATGCGCCGTAAGTGCCGTAAGTCCGAGCATCGGTGGAATATACAAAAGCATTGGATACTTAATAATCGAACCACCAATACCAACCATCCCCGACACAAACGAACCGATGAAACCTATCGCAAACAAAGCTACAAGCCACAATATATCAAATTCCATAAAGCATCCCTCCTTCTAGGTTGAGGGGGTTTCGACACAAATGCCAAAACTCCTAGAGGGGTCTGACCCCTCTTCTAAACTTTTTTAAATATTTTTCCGCCCTTCGACACGAAGGGCGGAATTCCTTTGAGGGTCTGACCCCTCTTCACAAATATTTTTTACCCGTGAACTGCGCAACGGTTAGGACCGATTTCCATGTCGCGTTGTTCGTCATCTGTTGGGTTGATTTTGCCCATGTTTAGTTGGCGGATTTCTTGGTATGCGTTTGGTTGTGGTGGCAGGTTTTCGGAAACGAGTTTGCGGAATTCCGCTTCGTCTTCGATGTTTAGACCTGCATTGTTTTCAAACAGGTCACCTAGACGCGCTGCTACTAGACCACCTTCGCCTACTTCGGACATCGTACCGAAGTGAGCCGGCAATACCATTAGTTCCTCAGACAATTCTTTGTAGCGAGAGTAAAGTGTTTCGCGCAAGTCTGATACCCAGTCTTCCGCTTTTCCTGCTAAGTCAGGTCGACCGATGGATTCTACGAACAAGATGTCACCACTTAACAAGAAACGGTTATCCACGACAAATGATGTACTTCCAATTGTGTGACCCGGTGAGTAAATCGCCTGTACAGCAACCTTTGTCGTACCAACTGTGATTTCCACTCCATCTTCTAGTGCTGCATAATCAAACGTTACTTCTTCTGCATCCTTTGGAGGTAACCAGTACGTTGCATTCGTTGCTTCACGAAGCATGCGTCCACCGGAAATGTGATCGGCATGCAAGTGCGTGTCAGCCACATGTACCACTTTCAAGCCTTTCGCTTCAGCAAATGAAATGTACTGATCCACCATGCGTGTAGAGTCAATGATCATCGCAGAACCATCAGATTCGACTAGGTAACTTAAGCAGCCTTTTCCGATACGAACGAACTGCCATAATGTACCGCCATCCGTTAAATCTGCTACTTTAACTGGCTCCAAGTACTCACTCCAAGCCTTCATTCCACCTTGTAAGTAAGAAACATTTTTCACACCAGCTTCTACTAGCATCTCACCAACAAAGATAGAAGAACCCTCTTTCGCACAAACAACTAAAACATTTTCAGATGGAATTTGGCCTAAGATTTCCTCTACCCCATCCATCAACTCAAAGTAAGGTGCATTTTTATGCTCAACAGATGCGCCTTCAATTTTCCAATCAGCAAATGCATCTTCGTTTCGCACATCTAAAATAAATAATGAGTCATTAGCCAAAACCTTTTTCGTTACATCTTTTGCAGTCATTGCGTTTAACATGAATAAATACCCCCTATGGTATAATTTATTTTAAAAAAATTTATCGTTTTAAGCTGTAGGACCTTCCCACTTACTCATTCCAGGAACAACATTTTTCACATTCGTAAAACCTAGTTCAGTCAACTTTTGTGCAGCCATGTCACTTCGACTTCCAGTACGGCAAACGACAAATGTTTCTTTATCTTTATCTAATTCAGCAATTCCGCCTTCTAAATCACCTAATGGAACGGAAACTGCACCAGGAATGTGTCCGAATGCATACTCGGCTGGTTCACGGACATCCAATACGGTAATGCCTGCTTCCAACTTGGCAGCCAACTCTTCGTTTGTAGCTACATGAGGATAGTTTTGTTCTTCTTTTTCCTCTTCAGATCTTGCTTTACGGATATAATGTTTCAGTACATCGCCTTCTTCAAGCGTTCCTAAATATTGATGGCCGATTTTATCTGCCCATGCCTTAATATCCGCTTTAGAACCTTTATCTGTTGCTAATACTTCCAATACTTCTCCAGATTCAATCTGGTCGATCGCCTTTTTCGTACGCACGATAGGCATAGGACATGCCAATCCTTTTGCATCTACAGTCAAGTTTACATTCATCAGTAGGTCATCTCCCTTTATGAAAAATAATTATTTTACGTTACCTTCCCATTCAAGCATTCCGCCAACCATATTAATGACGTCAAAACCTTGGGCTGCCAAGAACATGGAGGCCTTTCCACTTCTTCCGCCTGAACGACAGACCATGTAATGTGTTTTGGTTTTATCAATATCTTGCGTACGGAATTCTAATAAACTTAACGGGATGTTCACCGCTTGTGGGATCTTCCCTGCAGCCACTTCCTCTGCTTCACGTACATCAATAATAGATACCTGCTCGCCAGCCGCAAGCTTTGCTTCTAATTCCTGTGGTGTAATCTCTTTCATGTTTGACAGCTCCTTTTCTATTTAAAATTACCAGGCATTCATGCCGCCTTTTACATTTGTAAGCTTCGTGAATCCTGCTTTCTTCAATTGCTTCACGGCAGCATTACTGCGCATGCCGCTTTGACAGATGACAATCGTCTCTTTGTCTTTCGAAAGTTTATTCATGCTGTTTCCAATGGTGTTCAGAGGGATATTCTGAAACTGTCGAATATGATTCCCTTTGTATTCCATCGGTGTGCGAACATCAATGAACTGTTTGTTTTTATTGTTCATTTCCTGCTTCAATTCAGCTGTTGTTATCTGACGGACGCCGGCAGTCGGCTTCATTCTGCTGATCAGAAAAAACACTGCCAGCCCCATTAAAATATAAGGAAGAAACTCCATCTAGCAACACCCCTTTAGATGAATAAGTTCACATTACCTTCAGAAGCATCGCCTAAATATGCACCAACCCCTGCGTACTCAATACCGTCGATCATTTCTTCGTGCTTCAAGCCAAGTAAATCAACCGTCATTTGGCAACCTACAAGTTTAACATCCTGTTCTTTTGCCATTTCAATCAAGCTTGGTAAAGATTGAACGTTATGCTTTTTCATGATGCCTTTAATCATTTTTGGACCCATTCCTGCCATGTTCATCGTAGATAATGGTAACTTGTTAGCTCCGCGCGGCATCATTTTGCCGAACATTTTCTCAATAAAGTTTTTCTTTACTGGAACAAGCTCCTCTTTACGAAGTGCATTTAATCCCCAAAATGTGTGAAAAATCGTTACTTCGTGATCATAAGCTGCAGCACCGTTCGCAATAATATAGGCTGCCATCGCTTTATCATAATCACCGCTGAAAAGTACAATCGTTGTTTTTTTCTTTTCCATGTTAAGATCCTCTCCCTTTTGTTTTTGTTTTATCTGTCGTTACGCTTTTTTAATATAAAAAGTAAATACGTCGTTCTCTTCTTTCATATCTAATAACTCGTTTCCAGTTGCTTTGCACCATGCAGCAAGGTCAGTCTTCGCACCTTTGTCTGTCGTGATAACCTCTAAGATCTCACCTACGTTCACTTCATTTAAAGCTTTCTTCGTTTTCACTAATGGCATTGGGCAAGCTAATCCTTTTGCGTCTAATACTTTGTTTACATTCATGTGTAATTCCTCCTAATATTTTTACCCCTGGGGGTATTTATTTTATTAAAAAAATATAGTTAATATCTTTATACCTGGTAGGGTATAATATTCTTCAAAAAAATATTCGAGTTGTTGCCCTCTATACCCTTAGGGGTATAATGACATATAAAAAAATATGATGCAACCTTTCATTTAAATACCCTAGTGGGTATCGATAACTCTATAATATACCACTTGGGGTATATTATCAAGTACTTTTTTACTATCTGCTTTTAATGAGAAGATCAACTGCTTGTTGAACCATTTCGCTGGTCTCTTCACCTTTTAGTACATTTTCTCGAACGCATTGCTCCAAGTTTGTACTAACGATGACGCCAATGGCACGTTCAATTGCAGTGGTTGCAGCATTTAACTGTGATACCACATCTCGGCAATCTTCACCTTGTTCCATCATATGAAGAACACCCCTGATTTGCCCCTCGGCACGTTTCAAACGATTCTTCATCTGGTTTGTGTATTCCATAGCAGACATGCACCTCCTGTTGAAAATAATGTAGTAACAATGTCTATGCTCATATATTATACCCCCGAGGGTATATTGTCAACCCTTTTAGAAAGAATTCTTTTTCTTCCTTATTATATAAAATGCAGTTAGTTAGAATCATTTATACCATTAGTATGAAACCTTCATTTAATAAAATCGTTTCAACAAACACCTATTTATGATAGGATTATTCTTGTACATTGTTTGCCGAAACGTTTCGATTTAATATTTTTTGTAAGCGCTTTTCTATTTTACATTAAGGGGATGAAAAGACATGATTGAAATTAAAAATAAACAGATACTTATAGATGGAAGTCCCGTACTTATTATGTGCGGAGAGATACATTATTACCGTTTGGAGCGAAAAGATTGGCAGGACCGCATCAACAAACTGAAGGATGCAGGCTGTAATGCTGTAGCAACATATATCCCATGGTTGTGCCATGAACCGGTGGAAGGACAGATGGATCTTGATGGCCGCACTCGACCGGAATTGGATTTGGGTGCATTTATCGACCTTTGTGCCGAAAATGATCTATATTTCTTTGCGAGACCAGGCCCGTTCATTATGGCAGAAATGAAAAATGAAGGAATACCTCATTGGGTATCTAAGAAGCACCCGGAAGTTGTTCCAGTCGGTTGGGATGGAAATGCAGCAACCACACCAACACTCGACTACTTGGCTCCAAACTTTTTAAAAGAAACAAAAAAGTGGTATGAGGCAGTGATGGCAGTCATCGCTCCCCGCTTGCACACAAACGGCGGCAATATTATAGGAGTACAGCTTGATAATGAAATTGGCATGCTATCTTGGGTCAGCAATTGTCCTGATTTGACAGAGCAGTTGTTGGAGGACTTTTCTCGTTGGTTAAAAGAGAATTACGAAGAGGCGGAGTTAAAGGAGCGATATCCATTTAATCTGCATGATGCATCCGAGAGAATCACTGGTATCCGCTCTCCAAAAGAAGAGTATGCAGCCGAATTGATGCGTGACCTTGGGCATTACATGAGAGATCGCTTTGCACGCTATGTCGCTATTTTGCGGAATTATGCCGAAGAGTTCGATGTGAAAGATGTTCCATTTATCGTCAATATTCACGGAACAGGCGGCGGCCGCGGATTAACGTATCCGATTGGAATCTCTCAGCTTTATGAGTCCTATACCCAAAGTGAGGGGTATCTGTCCGGTTCTGATATTTACTTCGGAGACTTGGATATGGAATCATTCCAAGATCTTTACTTGATTAATGGTTTTATGGATGCAGTTCACAATCCTGATCAACCTTTGACTAGCGTCGAGTTCAATTGTGGTGATGGCAACTTTGGGGAAACATATGGCGGTCGCTATGACGTATCCGCAGCCGATTTTAAAACAAGAATGTGTGTCGCACAAGGAAATCGTCTGATTAACTATTACCTGTTTACAGGTGGGTATAACTATAAAATGGATGAAGCAGCAGGCGACGGAAACGGACGTATTGCTTCTACTGGAGAGCGTCACGGTTTTGCGGCACCGGTCAATCCAGAGGGCAAGCTCAACTACACTTTCCCTCGCATGGCCCGTTCCATCAAAACGATGATGGCAGTCGGGGACAAGCTCGCCGCAATGGATGAAGACCGAGATGCTGTAGCATTTGCGTTTATCCCGGACTATTATATGACCGAATATCGTTATCCTGAGAGCATGAAAATGCGAGAGATTGTAGACAACATCACGATGCATCGTGGGGCAGGTGCGTGGGAGATTGTTGCGCGGGCCATGCTGCTTGGAAGCTACCGTTTCAGTTCCGTGGATGTGCAAAATAAGGTGTTGGATCCTGAAGTGACCAAGGCGCTAGTGCTACCTTCTGCCCGTTATATGGACAGAGAAGTCCAGTTGAAATTGGTGGAGTATTTGCAGCGTGGTGGAGGAATTCTGTTGTATGGCGAGGTTCCGACTTTTGATATGGAAGGCAAGCCTTTTACCGCACTTGCAGATGCACTTGGCGTGAAGCCTTTAGCTGTAACATTCAATGAACATGGCCGCTTTATGTCCTTAACTGCAGACGGATGGGCAGCCAATCGCCATGAAATCCGCACTTATTTTACACAGACATTTGAACTTGGTTCTAGTGCGGAAGCTATCATGCGTGTGACCGAATCCGATGATGTATGCGGTTTTGACGCGAAGGTTGGCAAAGGGCGTGCCATCGTGCTTGCTACAGCTTACCGTTGCGATATCGACCTTTTTAAAACTGCCTTGGAGCGACTTGGTGCTGTGGCGGGTCTAACTCATGATTGCGGGTACCATGGGATTTTCTCGACTTCTGTATCTAATGGCGATGAGCGTTTTATTCATCTATTGAATTTGGATGGATTTGAGAAGGAGATTCAGGTTCGTTTAGACGGTGAGGTGTTTTTGGAAGGCCGCACGTTCACCCTTCAAAGTAAAGATGGTGTGATGTTACCGATGAATGTATCCTTGGAGAGACCGGGAGTGAAAATAGTTTATTCGACTGCTGAAATTATGGAGGTTTCCGCTGACTCCATTGCCTTCCGACTGACACAAAGCAGTGACAGCATTCTCTTGGAAACAAACAGGGGTGTGCTGGAGAATGCTAATTATCATGTAAAAGAGGTTGATTCTTCAAAAGTATTGATTACTTCTAAGAAACATGGAAAAATTGATGATCATTTGGTGGTCAAATTTAATTAAAACAGGTGTCCAGATACCCTTCCTCTTCATAGGAGCACGGTATCTGGGCATTTTTACTGTAATTTAGTCGAGTTCGTGCGGAAACAGGGTGAGTTTGTGCCAAAATGATGAAAGTTCGTGCCAAAACCAATCAAGTTGATGCCGATTTCCCAAAACCACAAAAAAACAGGTAGCCCCCTTACTCCGGAGGCGACCTGTTCAACAAAACATTACATTCTATCCATCATCCCTTGCAAGTTCCCAATACTCACCCGCAAACTGTCCAAAGGATTCCCCGGGCACACATCTTGCTCAATGATGTACCACTGTACGCCGTTCTCTTCTCCCCAACGCAATACCGGTTCAAAGTCGATGACCCCTGTTCCTACTTCTGCAAAGCTTCCTTCTTCACCTGCAGCCATATCTTTCATATGTAAAGTTGGAACACGGCCAGCTAATGGTGACAAGAATTCCAGAACATCACGACCAGCTTTCGTTACCCAATAAACATCCAATTCGGCATGCAGCAAGTTATCAGCACTTGGCTCTAATAAATATTCCAAGACTACCTTACCGTCAATTTCCTTATGAAACTCAAAATCATGGTTATGATAACTGATCGTGTAGCCGTCTTTTTTCAACACAACAGCAAGCTCGTTCAACTCAGCCTTCAAAGAAACATAATATTCCTCCGTACGGTCCTCTTCTAGCACATAAGGCATAACAAGATGTTTTGTACCAAACAATTCCGCTTCATCCAACACAGCAGGAAGCTCGTTACTTAATCGATCCAAACCTACGTGCATACCTGCAACAGATAACCCTAATTCCTTCAATGCTGCCGCAATTTCTTTTGGATCATGGCCGTAAAGTCCTGCCATTTCCACTCCAGCATAGCCCATTTCTTTTAGTTCTTTAAGTACTCCGATAAAATCTTTTTCCAATAGATCGCGCACCGTGTATAGTTGCGCGGCAATTTTATGCTTCATCCTCAACCGCCTCCTTATTTTAAAAACAAGCAACCAAATACGTTGGTTGCTTGTTCACAATAGCTAAACTTACACCCACCACATATCAGCAGGTTGTTCTTTGATCAACACAGATTGAAGGTTCGTCACCGCACGTGCAAATCCTTCTTCAATCGACATGATCGGATCCTCGTGCTCGATGCTGACTACATAATCGTAGCCATAAGTGCGCAGGGCACTCATCATGTCCGACCACTCTTGGACACTATGACCACATCCAACAGAACGGAAGCTCCATGCGCGAGTTTGGACTTCGCCGTATGGCTGCATGTCCGTTAAGCCGTACATATTCACATTATCCTGATCGATGTAGGTGTCTTTTGCATGGAAATGATGGATTGCTCCAGCTTTTCCTAAAATTTTGATTGCTGCAACAGGATCGATTCCTTGCCACCAAAGATGACTTGGATCCAAGTTTGCGCCAATTGCAGGGGACGTTAACTCACGAAGTTTCAGCATCGTGTGCGGCGTATGTACCAAGAATCCGCCGTGCAATTCAAGACCTATTTTGATATTACGCTCTTCTGCGTACTTCCCTACTTCTTTCCAGTAAGGTACAAGCTTTGTTTCCCACTGCCATGTTAGTACGTCGCCATACTCATTTGGCCATGGTGCAACAGGCCAGTTTGGCGCTTTCGCATTTTCGCTGTCACCAGGTACGCCGGAGAAGCAGTTTACTACTTCCACTCCTGTTAATGCAGCAAGTTCAATCGTTTTTAGTAATGTTTCATGGGATTCTTTTGCAAAAGCCTCATCCGGTGAAATTGGGTTACCGTGGCAGCTGAATGCACTGATTTGCAAGCCGCGGGAATGGATTTCCTCCATATAAGCATTGCGTGCCCCTTCATCTTCTAAAAGAGTATCCAATGGACAATGGTTGTTGCCAGGATAACAACCAGTACCGATTTCCACTGCTTCTAGTCCTGCCGCTTTTACATAATCCAGCATTTCTGTGAAAGATTTATTTGCAAAAAGGACTGTAAATACGCCTAGTTTCATTAGTGTTCACGCTCCTTAGTTCAATTCGTTTTGGATGTTGACAATCTTCTTCGTTTCGTTGGATTCAAGTGCTCCTAAAATAACCATCAAGGAGTTCTTGCCTTCGTTTCCGTCTACAAGTACTTCTTTATTTTCTAAAATGCTTGCTACAAAATGGTCGATTACATGAGAACCAGTTTGCCCGCCAGCGTCATTGCTTTGAATTTTGCCTAATTCGTAGCGAACTGTTTCACCTGTTGCATATTGTACGACTAAAGAGTGAGTCGGATCATCTTCAAGACGAAGAACCGCTTTTTCCGCATAGATGATTGTGGAGTTATCTTCACGTTTGTAAGACCAGCTAGCAGCAAGTGTTCCAACGATACCGCTTTCTGTTCTTAACGCGCAAACTGCCGTGTCATCCACATCTGTATTTTCTTTGGAAGAAGTTTCGATGAATGCTCCCACTTCCACAATTTCTTCCCCTAAAAGGTAGCGCATCAAGTCGGACTTGTGCACGCCAAGGTCTCCCATCGCACCGATGAATGCTTCTTCTTTACGGAAGAACCAGCTGTCTTTTCCGTCCACACTCCAGCCTTCAGGTCCAGGATGTCCGAATGCTGTACGGAAGCTGTAGATTTTTCCGATTTCTCCGCTTTCAATCAGTTGTCTCGCTTTTTGGTGGGATGGAACAAAACGTTGGTTGTGCGCGATCATCAGTTTTTTACCAGATGCTTTTGCTGCAGCAATCATTTCATCCGCTTCTTCTTTTGATGTTGCCATCGGCTTTTCACATAAAACGTTCGCTCCAGCTTTGGAAGCATAGATGGATACAGGCGCATGCAGGTAGTTCGGTGTGCACACACTCACAACATCCAATTCTTCACGGTCAATCATTTCTTGATAACTTTCATATGCTTTTCCGCCGTAAGTTTCAACAGCTTGCTCGGCGCGTTCTAAAACAACATCACATAGTGCAACAAGCTCCACATTTGGGTTTGCATGGTACTCCGGTAAATGGCGGTGCTTCGCGATACTTCCGCATCCTACTACTCCAACTCGTAATTTCTTCATTTTGTTATCCCCCTTATTTGCTTTTGATTTCTTCTAATGGTTTTGCATTTCCGTAATATACATCGCCGATTGTTGTCGGTTTTGCCCAGTTAACGGCATTCTTGATAACTTTTTGTACTTTTTCATGATAGTAAGTCGGGTATGTTTCATGTCCTGGACGGAAGTAAAATACTTTCCCTCTTCCGCGCTTATATGTGCAACCGCTGCGGAATACCTCTCCACCTTCAAACCAGCTCACAAATACTAGCTCGTCCGGATCTGGAATATCGAAGTGCTCGCCATACATTTCTTCGCGCTCGATATCAATGTGCTCCCCGATTCCTTCTGCGATTGGATGGCCTGGTGATACGACCCAGATGCGTTCTTTCTCGTCCGCTTCTCTCCATTTCAGGTCACAAGTTGTACCCATCAATGTTTTAAAGATCTTAGAGAAATGACCAGAGTGAAGAACGATCAATCCCATTCCGTCTAGTACTCTATTCTTTACGCGAGTAACGATTTCATCGCTCACATCGTCATGCGCCACATGGCCCCACCATAAAAGAACGTCAGTGTTGTTTAGCACTTCTTCGGTAAGTCCGTGTTCTGGCTCATCCAATGTAGCGGTTCTTACTTCGTAGTCTTCTTCTTTTAGGAAGGAAGCGATGGCACCGTGGATACCTTCTGGGTATACTTCTCTCACCTTTTCGTTTGTTTGTTCATGGCGGTTTTCATTCCATACAGTTACTCTGATCATTGATTGTTGCCCCTTTCCTTACTTATAATCTATTTTATTTGCAAAATCTCTAACTCTATTAATTGGTTGTGGTTATACGTGTGGGAACGTTTCCATATTGCGATATATGTAACGTCTCAAGATAACTCTCCTACATTATAAATGGATAATAAAGCGTTTTCAATGTTA
This window of the Sutcliffiella horikoshii genome carries:
- a CDS encoding DsrE/DsrF/DrsH-like family protein, which gives rise to MEKKKTTIVLFSGDYDKAMAAYIIANGAAAYDHEVTIFHTFWGLNALRKEELVPVKKNFIEKMFGKMMPRGANKLPLSTMNMAGMGPKMIKGIMKKHNVQSLPSLIEMAKEQDVKLVGCQMTVDLLGLKHEEMIDGIEYAGVGAYLGDASEGNVNLFI
- a CDS encoding sulfite exporter TauE/SafE family protein, with the protein product MEFDILWLVALFAIGFIGSFVSGMVGIGGSIIKYPMLLYIPPMLGLTALTAHEVSGVSAVQVFFATISGVWAYRKGGYLNKDLIIYMGVSILIGSFIGGYGSRLMSAEGINMVYGILALIAVIMMFVPKKGIDDIPLDQVTFNKALAAILAFIVGIGSGIVGAAGAFLLVPIMLVVLKIPTRMTIATSLAITFISSIGSTVGKITTGQVLLVPAIVMVIASIIAAPIGAKLGQKLNTKVLQWILALLILATTIKIWLDII
- a CDS encoding MBL fold metallo-hydrolase produces the protein MLNAMTAKDVTKKVLANDSLFILDVRNEDAFADWKIEGASVEHKNAPYFELMDGVEEILGQIPSENVLVVCAKEGSSIFVGEMLVEAGVKNVSYLQGGMKAWSEYLEPVKVADLTDGGTLWQFVRIGKGCLSYLVESDGSAMIIDSTRMVDQYISFAEAKGLKVVHVADTHLHADHISGGRMLREATNATYWLPPKDAEEVTFDYAALEDGVEITVGTTKVAVQAIYSPGHTIGSTSFVVDNRFLLSGDILFVESIGRPDLAGKAEDWVSDLRETLYSRYKELSEELMVLPAHFGTMSEVGEGGLVAARLGDLFENNAGLNIEDEAEFRKLVSENLPPQPNAYQEIRQLNMGKINPTDDEQRDMEIGPNRCAVHG
- a CDS encoding rhodanese-like domain-containing protein yields the protein MEFLPYILMGLAVFFLISRMKPTAGVRQITTAELKQEMNNKNKQFIDVRTPMEYKGNHIRQFQNIPLNTIGNSMNKLSKDKETIVICQSGMRSNAAVKQLKKAGFTKLTNVKGGMNAW
- a CDS encoding beta-galactosidase; the encoded protein is MIEIKNKQILIDGSPVLIMCGEIHYYRLERKDWQDRINKLKDAGCNAVATYIPWLCHEPVEGQMDLDGRTRPELDLGAFIDLCAENDLYFFARPGPFIMAEMKNEGIPHWVSKKHPEVVPVGWDGNAATTPTLDYLAPNFLKETKKWYEAVMAVIAPRLHTNGGNIIGVQLDNEIGMLSWVSNCPDLTEQLLEDFSRWLKENYEEAELKERYPFNLHDASERITGIRSPKEEYAAELMRDLGHYMRDRFARYVAILRNYAEEFDVKDVPFIVNIHGTGGGRGLTYPIGISQLYESYTQSEGYLSGSDIYFGDLDMESFQDLYLINGFMDAVHNPDQPLTSVEFNCGDGNFGETYGGRYDVSAADFKTRMCVAQGNRLINYYLFTGGYNYKMDEAAGDGNGRIASTGERHGFAAPVNPEGKLNYTFPRMARSIKTMMAVGDKLAAMDEDRDAVAFAFIPDYYMTEYRYPESMKMREIVDNITMHRGAGAWEIVARAMLLGSYRFSSVDVQNKVLDPEVTKALVLPSARYMDREVQLKLVEYLQRGGGILLYGEVPTFDMEGKPFTALADALGVKPLAVTFNEHGRFMSLTADGWAANRHEIRTYFTQTFELGSSAEAIMRVTESDDVCGFDAKVGKGRAIVLATAYRCDIDLFKTALERLGAVAGLTHDCGYHGIFSTSVSNGDERFIHLLNLDGFEKEIQVRLDGEVFLEGRTFTLQSKDGVMLPMNVSLERPGVKIVYSTAEIMEVSADSIAFRLTQSSDSILLETNRGVLENANYHVKEVDSSKVLITSKKHGKIDDHLVVKFN
- a CDS encoding site-2 protease family protein is translated as MLDTLMFFYVVVPLVHLIHEAGHVSMAKLHKVKKTEIGIGIGPKVVDFNLKGTQIRINIIPFLGGYSSNDLTRELSHKEIAWISFGGPLFNILSILLVLPFWTPFQFSFSALFVYFSLWIGIVNLIPFKLGEKRSDGWQIASSLIKLVKNR
- a CDS encoding metal-sensitive transcriptional regulator — translated: MEYTNQMKNRLKRAEGQIRGVLHMMEQGEDCRDVVSQLNAATTAIERAIGVIVSTNLEQCVRENVLKGEETSEMVQQAVDLLIKSR
- a CDS encoding rhodanese-like domain-containing protein — protein: MKEITPQELEAKLAAGEQVSIIDVREAEEVAAGKIPQAVNIPLSLLEFRTQDIDKTKTHYMVCRSGGRSGKASMFLAAQGFDVINMVGGMLEWEGNVK
- a CDS encoding sulfurtransferase TusA family protein translates to MNVNKVLDAKGLACPMPLVKTKKALNEVNVGEILEVITTDKGAKTDLAAWCKATGNELLDMKEENDVFTFYIKKA
- a CDS encoding sulfurtransferase TusA family protein, which codes for MNVNLTVDAKGLACPMPIVRTKKAIDQIESGEVLEVLATDKGSKADIKAWADKIGHQYLGTLEEGDVLKHYIRKARSEEEKEEQNYPHVATNEELAAKLEAGITVLDVREPAEYAFGHIPGAVSVPLGDLEGGIAELDKDKETFVVCRTGSRSDMAAQKLTELGFTNVKNVVPGMSKWEGPTA
- a CDS encoding (S)-benzoin forming benzil reductase; protein product: MNYFIVTGSSKGLGEATAKLLLKENHHLICIARSENKDLELAAKESGAEFTFLQEDLSKHERVTGIVQYLLSKIEKDDQAEGVYLINNAGMVDPIKPAGKADETSMTKAVHLNLLTPMLMTNEFIRLTEDWNCKKVIVNISSGAANRPIHGWNTYCTTKAGLDMFTKSVGLEQSQAPHPTTILSFSPGVMDTAMQGVIRSSDKENFLNVDTFKNYYDEGQLRNPATVAEKMLELILSRRVENGRIYDIKEFI